From one Streptomyces sp. NBC_01478 genomic stretch:
- a CDS encoding aldehyde dehydrogenase family protein, with protein MPVTAPHVRLRYGDKVLDSGSGGVFEHRNPYTGEIQAAIPLAGAAEIDEAVELAAAQAESWRRWTPEARRDVLTRFAGLLGEHRQEFVDLQALDGGTPTHFGERIVDNSINWTRYYAGWCDKLSGELISTLDTRGYFSYTAPEPYGVVGIIVTWNGPVVSLGMKVIPALAAGNCVVVKPSEFTPFAPDLYARLLREAGVPDGVCSILSGGAEAGEALVRHPKVEKVSFTGGPVAARRIMHACAEQLKPAVLELGGKTGSIVFPDAGGLDAVANRAVRDSIGVLAGQGCVVPTRLIVHEDIYDEVVERVTEVAATYRMGDPFDPGVKVGPLINAAAVERVCGMLDRARRDKAGRITLGGNRAGGDLAGKNFVEPTIIVDVDPDHEIAQTEVFGPVLLVFRFATEDEAVALANSTPYGLGANIQSTDLARVHRVAERLRAGGVYVNGARQNLPHTPFGGLGLSGYGKEGGRAGIDEFLRYKTVSIVPPE; from the coding sequence ATGCCCGTGACCGCACCGCACGTCCGACTCCGCTACGGCGACAAGGTTCTCGACTCCGGGTCCGGCGGTGTCTTCGAGCATCGCAACCCCTACACGGGCGAGATCCAGGCGGCGATCCCGTTGGCCGGCGCCGCCGAGATCGACGAGGCCGTCGAACTGGCCGCCGCGCAGGCCGAGTCATGGCGCCGCTGGACGCCGGAGGCGCGGCGCGACGTCCTGACGCGGTTCGCCGGGCTGCTGGGCGAACACCGTCAGGAGTTCGTCGACCTCCAGGCGCTCGACGGCGGCACCCCGACCCACTTCGGCGAACGGATCGTCGACAACTCGATCAACTGGACCCGCTACTACGCCGGCTGGTGCGACAAACTCTCCGGCGAGCTGATCTCGACCCTCGACACGCGCGGCTACTTCTCCTACACGGCACCCGAGCCGTACGGCGTCGTGGGCATCATCGTCACCTGGAACGGCCCCGTGGTGTCGCTGGGCATGAAGGTGATCCCGGCGCTGGCGGCCGGGAACTGCGTGGTGGTCAAGCCCTCGGAGTTCACGCCCTTCGCACCGGATCTGTACGCCCGGCTCCTGCGCGAGGCGGGCGTACCGGACGGCGTGTGCAGCATCCTCAGCGGTGGCGCGGAGGCCGGGGAGGCCCTGGTGCGCCACCCGAAGGTGGAGAAGGTGAGCTTCACCGGCGGCCCCGTCGCGGCCCGCCGGATCATGCACGCCTGTGCGGAGCAACTCAAGCCCGCCGTACTGGAGTTGGGCGGCAAGACGGGCAGCATCGTCTTCCCGGACGCCGGTGGCCTCGACGCGGTGGCGAACCGCGCCGTACGGGACAGCATCGGGGTGCTGGCCGGGCAGGGCTGCGTGGTGCCGACCCGGCTGATCGTGCATGAGGACATCTACGACGAGGTGGTGGAGCGGGTCACCGAGGTGGCCGCGACCTACCGGATGGGGGATCCGTTCGATCCCGGGGTCAAGGTGGGTCCGCTCATCAACGCCGCCGCGGTCGAGCGGGTCTGCGGGATGCTCGACCGTGCCAGGCGGGACAAGGCCGGGCGGATCACCCTCGGCGGCAACCGGGCCGGTGGTGACCTCGCCGGCAAGAACTTCGTCGAGCCCACGATCATCGTCGACGTGGACCCGGACCACGAGATCGCCCAGACGGAGGTCTTCGGCCCCGTGCTGCTGGTGTTCAGGTTCGCGACCGAGGACGAGGCGGTCGCCCTGGCCAACAGCACGCCGTACGGCCTCGGCGCCAACATCCAGTCCACGGACCTCGCCCGCGTCCACCGTGTCGCCGAGCGCCTGAGGGCCGGCGGCGTCTACGTCAACGGAGCCCGGCAGAACCTCCCGCACACCCCCTTCGGCGGCCTCGGCCTCAGCGGCTACGGCAAGGAAGGCGGCCGGGCGGGCATCGACGAGTTCCTGCGCTACAAGACCGTGTCGATCGTCCCGCCGGAGTGA
- a CDS encoding AAA family ATPase: MTVPSENPWSVRGGTAAGTGPATGRLVGRERELDVVHGLLTDTGGPRLVLVRGERGAGRSVFVRAVAERLRTEGALVRAVSCVPGDGARPFLLALRLVMAVEERRPAEALRAAGRGDGTVMAALLRAALARPAGVVVVLDDLHHADADSLALLAGTDLAEVPSGVRLLASAVGRGDGTPLRLAGVEGAHTVALSRLTPDGTSAVVTGRLGAVPDTGLARRVRHLTRGLPGAVDTLLTEWGRQGAIRVADGHAFVGVRTPTPVLRDGDRFLRALDALGEPCRTVAGALSILWPLGVRAVALIAGSAGLAAGQVRDAIGALIGAEIVEELPGLDGGAQGWTFAVPLVAHALRERLGPLERSRLSATAVETLWSDADAAGTASGARPPTTVGLDAADAVAYLADRIAEAGTLVERARAAAELTAAAERLHPDAEGRGMLRWCQAAGHLVERPADRVPALQRYAVAAYFAGDFWSARTIAESILRNRPDLVGPLQLQETATLLTAATADDLDWRTLSRLATEQWWDELALPVLATTTGRALALCLLARWREALDLLARTEPVWTTGIRARANPACFRDAAELALGRPEGFRRSLAVPEAPHIGPDHAYTLTVTKFDELLNGGDLHAGEALLAAQGLAPEVLPRSGLFLRHQLRGEWDEALEPSRWMLANNQFHTPAIDKYLIPARTAAILLARGRVTSARRVIDSVRAPEEGPPEHSLDAVQAAVLRILGDPAGAERSLRRGLDAAGAHGQVAGTDELWAALAELLTEAGRTAEATACLDRLEHISEQMGTGRTRLCHLLASARVLRQDSPAIAGERLREAVELARARSQPYETAVTLVAAADAGAGPPTLLREAYELFGRCGAALDRFHTRTAMRAAGITVPGRKQATVESELLLATLIAEGLTNRQIAMVLRLTEDAVANRLSRLFARTGLRSRTEVVTAVLNGHRARGVLSHA; encoded by the coding sequence ATGACCGTTCCGTCCGAGAACCCGTGGTCGGTGCGTGGCGGTACGGCCGCGGGCACGGGCCCCGCGACCGGCCGTCTGGTGGGCCGCGAGCGGGAGTTGGACGTGGTTCACGGTCTGTTGACGGACACGGGCGGGCCGCGCCTGGTGCTGGTCCGGGGTGAACGGGGCGCCGGGCGGAGCGTGTTCGTGCGGGCGGTCGCCGAACGGCTGCGTACGGAAGGGGCGTTGGTGCGCGCCGTGAGCTGCGTTCCCGGTGACGGCGCCCGGCCGTTCCTGCTGGCGCTGCGGCTCGTCATGGCGGTGGAGGAGCGCCGGCCCGCGGAGGCGCTGCGGGCGGCCGGGCGGGGTGACGGGACGGTGATGGCCGCGCTGCTGCGCGCCGCCCTGGCGCGGCCCGCCGGGGTGGTCGTCGTGCTGGACGACCTCCATCACGCCGACGCCGACTCGCTGGCCCTGCTCGCCGGGACCGACCTCGCGGAGGTGCCGTCCGGTGTCCGCCTGTTGGCCTCCGCCGTGGGGCGCGGGGACGGAACTCCGCTGCGACTGGCGGGCGTTGAGGGAGCCCACACCGTCGCGCTGTCCCGGCTCACCCCGGACGGGACCAGCGCCGTGGTGACGGGGCGGCTGGGAGCGGTCCCCGACACCGGTCTGGCCCGGCGGGTGCGGCACCTCACGCGCGGTCTGCCCGGGGCGGTCGACACTCTGCTCACCGAGTGGGGTCGGCAGGGGGCGATCAGGGTGGCGGACGGCCACGCCTTCGTCGGAGTGCGCACGCCGACGCCCGTGCTGCGGGACGGCGACCGGTTCCTGCGGGCGCTGGACGCGCTGGGCGAGCCGTGCCGCACGGTGGCCGGAGCGCTCAGCATCCTGTGGCCGCTCGGCGTACGGGCCGTAGCGCTGATCGCGGGGTCGGCCGGGCTGGCGGCCGGTCAAGTCCGGGACGCCATAGGAGCGTTGATCGGCGCGGAGATCGTCGAGGAACTGCCCGGTCTGGACGGCGGCGCGCAAGGGTGGACGTTCGCGGTTCCGCTGGTGGCACACGCGCTGCGGGAGCGGCTCGGGCCGCTGGAGCGCAGTCGGCTGTCCGCCACGGCGGTGGAGACACTGTGGTCGGACGCGGACGCGGCGGGCACCGCGTCCGGGGCGAGACCACCGACGACGGTCGGGCTCGACGCGGCGGACGCGGTGGCCTACCTGGCGGACCGGATCGCGGAGGCGGGGACGCTCGTCGAACGGGCCCGCGCGGCAGCCGAGTTGACGGCCGCCGCGGAACGCCTGCATCCCGACGCCGAGGGCCGGGGCATGCTCCGGTGGTGCCAGGCGGCCGGCCACCTCGTCGAGCGCCCCGCCGACCGGGTCCCGGCCCTTCAGCGGTACGCCGTCGCCGCCTACTTCGCGGGGGACTTCTGGTCCGCCCGGACCATCGCCGAGTCGATCCTGCGCAACCGCCCGGACCTCGTCGGCCCACTGCAACTGCAGGAGACCGCAACCCTGTTGACGGCGGCGACGGCCGACGACCTGGACTGGCGGACACTGTCCCGACTGGCCACCGAGCAATGGTGGGACGAACTGGCGCTCCCCGTCCTGGCCACCACGACCGGCCGCGCACTGGCCCTGTGCCTCCTGGCGCGCTGGCGTGAAGCGCTGGACCTCCTGGCCCGCACGGAACCCGTCTGGACCACCGGGATCCGCGCCCGCGCCAACCCCGCCTGCTTCCGCGACGCGGCCGAACTCGCCCTGGGCCGGCCGGAAGGCTTCAGACGCTCACTGGCCGTCCCGGAAGCGCCCCACATCGGTCCCGACCACGCGTACACCCTCACCGTCACCAAGTTCGACGAACTCCTCAACGGCGGTGACCTGCACGCCGGTGAAGCCCTTCTGGCCGCACAGGGCCTGGCTCCCGAGGTGCTGCCCCGGTCCGGCCTGTTCCTCCGGCACCAGCTCCGGGGCGAGTGGGACGAGGCACTGGAGCCGAGCCGCTGGATGCTGGCCAACAACCAGTTCCATACGCCCGCGATCGACAAGTACCTGATTCCCGCACGGACCGCCGCGATCCTCCTCGCCCGGGGCCGCGTCACGAGCGCCCGCCGTGTGATCGACAGCGTGCGCGCCCCGGAGGAGGGCCCGCCGGAGCACTCCCTGGACGCGGTCCAGGCGGCGGTGCTGCGGATCCTCGGCGATCCGGCCGGTGCCGAGCGGTCGCTGCGGCGCGGCCTGGACGCGGCGGGCGCCCACGGCCAGGTCGCCGGCACCGACGAACTCTGGGCCGCCCTGGCGGAGTTGCTCACGGAGGCGGGACGCACGGCGGAGGCGACGGCCTGCCTGGACCGCCTGGAACACATCTCCGAGCAGATGGGCACCGGAAGGACCCGGCTGTGCCACCTGCTCGCATCGGCCCGGGTCCTGCGGCAGGACAGTCCCGCCATCGCCGGGGAGCGGCTCCGGGAGGCCGTGGAACTGGCCCGCGCGCGCAGCCAGCCGTACGAGACCGCGGTGACCCTCGTCGCCGCGGCCGACGCGGGCGCGGGCCCACCCACGCTGCTGCGCGAGGCGTACGAACTGTTCGGGCGGTGCGGCGCCGCACTGGACCGCTTCCACACCCGCACCGCCATGCGTGCGGCCGGGATCACCGTCCCCGGCCGCAAACAGGCCACCGTCGAGAGCGAGTTGCTGCTCGCGACCCTGATCGCCGAAGGGTTGACGAACCGTCAGATCGCCATGGTGCTACGGCTCACCGAGGACGCGGTCGCCAACCGGCTGTCCCGGCTGTTCGCCCGCACCGGGCTGCGGTCCCGCACCGAAGTGGTCACGGCCGTGCTCAACGGCCACCGCGCTCGCGGGGTCCTCTCCCACGCCTAG
- a CDS encoding helix-turn-helix transcriptional regulator, which translates to MREGDPVIGRDAELRDVTRTLLSTGASARTLLLVGGPGTGKTALLEQARRAAAGEGAPVLRLRCHDAGSAPGAAALADGVHSVLAKFHDRRSPVRVGAVRRIRLQSTGRDGELALLSVLGEILTDAAARIPFAVVVDDVERMPGPTASALGLLLRVFRPAGVPMVMAGRPVRPGADGAAPLTAAADRLLELPPLRPADLEALVVRRLGRPVEPALVTAVLAALGPLAGTPAAVLSMLDAMDEHGDLLELDGQVCLTEPERALRFTTGTTELSRLCWPGAPPDADSLDDAAAVARAVEHAEVRLDDLLRLKPGGPRRAGLVDRAVTPLVRDGILTVDRDGRMAFAVPALGAALRALPTHHDVSSLHALITRSLTDRLGAETAGSCFPRLAEHVAAAGGELDDVLAVDVLLAAARADARADWPRSVRAYASALRRLEPGDRRTAGVLRESAELSLRHADHTGALALGEPLLAHLTSTPAQERDRDAVDYVAEVWTLAALHEHRLPQDIPDVDAGGPMPAVAELAVLVGPFGLGPVPPRPGSETHPPSTTGQRTGSGPLPSVPELRLLAAAAGSRAELSDALRTLPAGADRTPDLDRLRTAAVHADLAGALTAVLGDRYTGAGNSTAAWYHAMVRDYLEGDWDQALVSARRIEARGRTRGTTAGAAQPARALAAEIHCARGELGLAQDWLALIPEAVSHPLVAWAGLGVRYWSGRREEALAGALRDVRRARELGLHSGTEKVLLRYVSLALVAGLPQVMPAALAELEALHEVVGSPMTREAMLFGRGLVHGDADSALAALRSVRRRGDAYLSLLCCLCLMEIGDESEPWLAEASRIAQSLGIGRATRTTLGHMTRRRSFGLPRTRAAGDEFGEEDVRLTAMVSDGATNRQIAARLAWSEKTVERRLSRLFRRTGCRSRVELAAAWLDGSLARRALAPDGAPPRAGGPVPGPGGARRP; encoded by the coding sequence GTGCGGGAAGGAGACCCTGTCATCGGCAGGGACGCCGAACTCCGGGATGTGACACGGACCCTGCTGTCCACCGGCGCCTCGGCCCGTACCCTGCTGCTCGTCGGGGGCCCGGGCACGGGCAAGACCGCCCTGCTGGAACAGGCCCGCCGGGCGGCGGCCGGGGAAGGCGCCCCTGTCCTGCGGCTGCGCTGTCACGACGCCGGGAGCGCACCCGGTGCGGCCGCCCTGGCCGACGGCGTGCACTCGGTGCTGGCCAAGTTCCACGACCGTCGCAGCCCGGTCCGGGTCGGCGCAGTCCGCCGGATCCGGCTGCAATCCACCGGCCGGGACGGCGAGTTGGCGCTGCTGTCCGTACTGGGCGAGATCCTCACGGACGCGGCGGCCCGCATCCCCTTCGCGGTGGTGGTCGACGACGTCGAACGGATGCCGGGCCCGACGGCGTCCGCCCTCGGCCTGCTGCTGCGCGTCTTCCGCCCGGCCGGGGTGCCGATGGTGATGGCCGGCCGGCCGGTCCGCCCCGGAGCCGACGGCGCCGCGCCGCTGACGGCGGCGGCCGACCGGCTGCTCGAACTGCCGCCGCTGCGGCCCGCCGACCTCGAAGCCCTCGTCGTACGGCGGCTCGGGCGGCCCGTCGAACCGGCGCTCGTGACAGCGGTACTGGCCGCGCTGGGCCCGCTGGCGGGCACCCCCGCGGCCGTACTGTCGATGCTGGACGCGATGGACGAGCACGGCGACCTCCTGGAACTCGACGGGCAGGTGTGCCTGACCGAGCCGGAGCGAGCACTGCGGTTCACCACCGGCACAACGGAGTTGAGCCGGCTCTGCTGGCCCGGTGCCCCGCCGGACGCCGACAGTCTGGACGACGCGGCGGCGGTGGCGCGCGCCGTCGAGCACGCCGAGGTCCGGCTGGACGACCTGCTCCGGCTGAAGCCGGGGGGTCCGCGCCGGGCCGGCCTTGTCGACCGGGCGGTCACCCCGCTGGTCAGGGACGGGATTCTGACCGTGGACAGGGACGGCCGGATGGCGTTCGCCGTGCCGGCGCTCGGGGCGGCGCTGCGCGCACTGCCCACCCACCATGACGTGTCGTCGCTGCACGCCCTGATCACCCGGTCGTTGACCGATCGGCTGGGCGCGGAGACGGCGGGCAGTTGCTTTCCGCGGCTTGCCGAACACGTGGCCGCCGCCGGGGGCGAGCTGGACGATGTCCTCGCGGTGGACGTGCTGCTCGCGGCGGCCCGTGCGGACGCAAGGGCGGACTGGCCCCGGTCGGTCCGCGCCTACGCGTCGGCACTGCGGCGCCTGGAGCCGGGCGACCGGCGGACGGCCGGTGTCCTGCGCGAGTCCGCCGAACTGAGCCTGCGCCACGCCGACCACACCGGTGCGCTGGCCCTGGGCGAACCGCTGCTCGCCCACCTCACCTCGACACCGGCGCAGGAGCGGGACCGGGACGCGGTGGACTACGTAGCCGAAGTGTGGACTCTGGCGGCTCTGCACGAACACCGGTTGCCGCAGGACATCCCTGACGTCGATGCCGGGGGTCCGATGCCCGCCGTGGCCGAACTCGCCGTGCTGGTCGGTCCGTTCGGGCTCGGCCCGGTGCCGCCCCGGCCGGGAAGCGAGACCCACCCGCCGTCAACCACCGGTCAGCGGACGGGATCCGGCCCCCTGCCGTCCGTACCGGAACTACGGCTGCTGGCCGCCGCGGCGGGGAGTCGCGCCGAGCTGTCGGACGCTCTGCGCACCCTGCCGGCCGGGGCGGACCGCACACCGGACCTGGACCGGCTGCGGACCGCGGCCGTCCACGCGGACCTCGCCGGCGCCCTGACCGCCGTGCTCGGCGACCGGTACACGGGGGCGGGAAACAGCACCGCCGCCTGGTACCACGCCATGGTCCGCGACTATCTCGAAGGGGACTGGGACCAGGCACTGGTGTCCGCCCGTCGGATCGAGGCGCGCGGCCGGACCCGGGGTACGACGGCGGGCGCCGCACAGCCCGCCCGGGCGCTCGCGGCCGAGATCCATTGCGCGCGTGGGGAGTTGGGGCTCGCCCAGGACTGGCTCGCGTTGATTCCGGAGGCCGTGTCGCATCCGCTGGTCGCGTGGGCCGGGCTGGGCGTGCGGTACTGGTCGGGCCGGCGGGAGGAGGCGCTGGCGGGGGCGCTGAGAGACGTACGACGGGCTCGTGAGCTGGGTCTGCACTCGGGCACGGAGAAGGTGCTGTTGCGGTACGTCTCGTTGGCCCTGGTGGCAGGTCTGCCGCAGGTCATGCCGGCGGCGCTGGCCGAACTGGAGGCGCTGCACGAGGTGGTGGGCTCTCCCATGACGCGGGAGGCGATGCTCTTCGGGCGCGGTCTGGTGCACGGCGACGCGGACAGCGCGCTGGCCGCGCTCCGGTCGGTACGGCGCCGGGGCGATGCCTACCTGAGTCTGCTGTGCTGCCTGTGCCTGATGGAGATCGGCGACGAGTCCGAGCCGTGGCTGGCGGAGGCGTCGCGGATCGCGCAGTCGCTGGGGATCGGGCGTGCCACCCGTACGACGCTCGGTCACATGACGCGGCGCCGGAGCTTCGGACTGCCGAGGACGCGTGCGGCCGGGGACGAGTTCGGCGAGGAGGACGTCCGGCTGACCGCGATGGTCAGCGACGGGGCGACGAACCGGCAGATCGCGGCGCGGCTCGCGTGGAGCGAGAAGACCGTGGAGCGGCGGCTCAGCCGGCTCTTCCGGCGCACCGGGTGCCGCTCCCGGGTGGAACTGGCCGCGGCCTGGCTGGACGGCAGCCTCGCCCGCCGCGCCCTGGCGCCGGACGGCGCGCCGCCCAGGGCCGGCGGTCCCGTGCCGGGCCCGGGCGGAGCGAGGCGGCCGTAA
- a CDS encoding helix-turn-helix transcriptional regulator, with product MPQRVLGDSLRVAIHAPAPLIRAGLAGFVAMEPRLREVPPDRIRDADAIVVAVDVADASVLDLLPRLSDDPRARFLVVVSKRWQADVPTARHRGVRAVVWWDFCSPDVFVRTVRAVAGEDGTKPSARRQQTVDRAALSSREVAVLRLIAEGRQCEEIATELAYSERTVRYILYGAMKRLRARNRAHAVSYAIRAGLI from the coding sequence ATGCCTCAGCGAGTACTCGGCGACAGCCTGCGGGTGGCGATCCACGCGCCCGCTCCCCTGATCCGCGCCGGACTGGCCGGTTTCGTCGCCATGGAGCCGCGGCTGCGCGAGGTGCCGCCGGACCGGATCCGGGACGCCGACGCGATCGTGGTCGCCGTGGACGTGGCGGACGCCTCCGTCCTGGACCTGCTCCCCCGCCTGAGCGACGACCCGCGCGCCCGCTTCCTGGTGGTCGTGAGCAAGCGCTGGCAGGCCGATGTACCGACGGCCCGGCACCGGGGTGTCCGCGCCGTCGTGTGGTGGGACTTCTGCAGCCCGGACGTCTTCGTCCGCACGGTCCGCGCCGTGGCGGGCGAGGACGGGACCAAGCCTTCCGCGCGTCGGCAACAGACCGTCGACCGGGCGGCACTGAGTTCGCGCGAGGTGGCCGTACTGCGCCTGATCGCCGAGGGCAGACAGTGCGAGGAGATCGCGACGGAACTCGCCTATTCCGAGCGTACGGTGAGATACATCCTCTACGGCGCGATGAAGCGCCTGCGGGCACGCAACCGCGCCCACGCCGTCTCGTACGCCATCCGGGCCGGACTGATCTGA
- a CDS encoding CocE/NonD family hydrolase, which translates to MNLGSHLTQCLLSLPPPLTRDLVVEHDLRVPMRDGTVLLADRWRPRSGGDGLPTVLLRIPYGRAGMAVVPMVRPLAERGFQVLIQSTRGTFGSGGVFDPMRHEREDGLDTLDWVIAQPWFGEAMVLYGMSYLGFVQWAVADQLPPQVKAMIPAVSESALSLEFLRADGFSLETPFGWGVMVAGQERRWAVPRQLLGARRVRRAMSELPLNQADFAALGHRSDYIQDVLAHDAGTPRWAELDHRHRVADIAVPVSSVGGWYDIFLPGQLRDHQALVAAGRQARITVGPWSHTSRGVGVTAAGEALGFGLALARGERPPERAPVRLFVMGEETWRDFPSWPPPDCAPRRFHLHPDGVLSTDTAGESAPDRYRYDPADPTPAVGGVRLALGVRGGRVDNSGLEARPDVLTYTTAVLETDVEVIGEVSAEIWFRSDLPHADVFVRLCDVDAKGRSTNVCDGLVGLTGADRTSRATVRLWPTAHRFRLGHRIRVQVSSGAFPRYNRNPGTGEPRATATTLRAGNQEVFHDAEHPSAILLPVCPATQKSDLAGRGLEHGLDISGLDN; encoded by the coding sequence GTGAACCTGGGCAGCCACCTCACACAATGCCTGCTGAGTCTTCCTCCACCGCTCACCCGCGATCTGGTCGTCGAGCACGATCTACGGGTGCCGATGCGCGACGGGACGGTCCTGCTGGCCGACCGCTGGAGGCCGAGGTCCGGCGGGGACGGCCTGCCGACCGTGCTCCTGCGGATCCCCTACGGCAGGGCGGGCATGGCCGTGGTGCCGATGGTCCGGCCGTTGGCCGAGCGCGGATTCCAGGTGCTGATCCAGAGCACGCGCGGGACGTTCGGCTCCGGCGGCGTCTTCGACCCCATGCGGCACGAGCGGGAGGACGGGCTGGACACCCTGGACTGGGTGATCGCGCAGCCCTGGTTCGGCGAGGCGATGGTGCTGTACGGCATGAGCTACCTCGGCTTCGTGCAGTGGGCCGTCGCCGATCAACTGCCGCCGCAGGTCAAGGCGATGATCCCCGCGGTGTCCGAATCGGCCCTCTCCCTGGAGTTCCTCCGCGCGGACGGGTTCTCGCTGGAGACGCCGTTCGGCTGGGGTGTCATGGTCGCCGGCCAGGAACGCCGGTGGGCCGTTCCGCGCCAACTGCTGGGCGCGCGGCGGGTACGTCGGGCCATGTCCGAACTACCGCTGAACCAGGCCGACTTCGCCGCCCTCGGCCACCGCTCCGACTACATCCAGGACGTCCTCGCCCACGACGCCGGTACGCCGCGCTGGGCGGAGCTCGACCACCGCCATCGGGTGGCCGACATCGCCGTACCGGTGAGTTCGGTCGGTGGCTGGTACGACATCTTCCTGCCGGGTCAACTCCGCGACCACCAGGCCCTGGTGGCGGCCGGGCGGCAGGCCCGGATCACGGTCGGACCGTGGTCGCACACCTCCCGGGGTGTGGGCGTCACGGCGGCCGGCGAGGCGCTCGGCTTCGGTCTGGCCCTCGCGCGCGGCGAGCGGCCGCCGGAGCGTGCCCCGGTCCGGCTGTTCGTCATGGGCGAGGAGACCTGGCGCGACTTCCCGTCCTGGCCGCCGCCCGACTGTGCACCGCGGCGCTTCCATCTCCACCCGGACGGCGTCCTGTCCACCGACACGGCGGGCGAGTCCGCGCCGGACCGCTACCGCTACGACCCGGCCGACCCGACCCCGGCCGTCGGCGGCGTGCGTCTGGCCCTCGGAGTGAGGGGCGGCCGCGTGGACAACTCCGGGCTCGAAGCCCGGCCGGACGTGCTGACCTACACAACTGCCGTACTGGAAACGGACGTCGAGGTCATCGGCGAGGTGAGCGCCGAGATCTGGTTCCGCTCCGACCTGCCGCACGCGGATGTGTTCGTCCGGCTGTGCGACGTGGACGCCAAGGGCCGCTCGACGAACGTGTGCGACGGCCTGGTCGGTCTGACCGGCGCCGACCGGACGTCCCGCGCGACGGTGCGGCTGTGGCCGACGGCACATCGCTTCCGGCTCGGTCACCGCATCCGCGTCCAGGTGTCCAGCGGCGCGTTCCCGCGCTACAACCGCAATCCGGGCACCGGCGAACCCAGGGCGACGGCCACGACTCTGCGCGCCGGTAACCAGGAGGTGTTCCACGACGCCGAACACCCGTCCGCGATACTTCTGCCGGTCTGTCCGGCAACACAGAAAAGCGACTTGGCCGGGCGAGGCCTCGAACATGGACTAGACATTAGTGGACTAGACAATTAA
- a CDS encoding DUF4388 domain-containing protein — MTEGTEEPLADSRNVPALLATLRNRRRSCTVVVTGTPGGSIHVRDGLVVAMETPGAPGIEGLLLRSGRIDEQAWSAVRASDTSHERLAAELVDRGLVGAGELEVISLSALFDAAFALSLAVPDGWEVTDPVPTLYRNAGVTPERLLGEVSRRIDLLAGEPGSAAALARTRMQPATTAPLPGTVGGLPARHQDVLATADGRRTARDIAFALGRGLFAVMLDLRHLLDRGLVRPYAPSTDRRPSTAPRIAPSVVAPAALDPASLPRRLPGRNSAPAHRPHD, encoded by the coding sequence ATGACGGAGGGCACCGAGGAACCGCTCGCCGACTCCCGCAACGTTCCCGCCCTGTTGGCCACGCTCCGGAACCGCCGGCGCTCGTGCACCGTGGTCGTCACCGGCACCCCGGGCGGCTCGATCCATGTGCGGGACGGACTTGTGGTGGCCATGGAGACCCCGGGCGCCCCGGGCATCGAGGGGCTGCTGCTCAGGTCGGGCCGGATCGACGAGCAGGCGTGGTCGGCGGTCCGCGCCTCCGACACCAGCCATGAACGCCTCGCCGCCGAACTCGTGGACCGCGGGCTCGTCGGCGCCGGCGAGCTGGAGGTCATCAGCCTGAGCGCGCTCTTCGACGCCGCCTTCGCGCTCTCCCTCGCCGTACCCGACGGTTGGGAGGTGACCGACCCCGTGCCGACGCTGTACCGCAATGCCGGTGTCACCCCCGAGCGGCTCCTCGGCGAGGTGTCCCGGCGCATCGACCTGCTGGCCGGGGAGCCCGGTTCGGCCGCCGCCCTCGCCCGCACCCGGATGCAGCCGGCGACCACCGCGCCCCTCCCCGGAACCGTCGGCGGACTTCCCGCCCGGCACCAGGACGTCCTGGCCACCGCGGACGGCCGGAGAACGGCGAGGGACATCGCCTTCGCCCTCGGCCGCGGTCTCTTCGCCGTCATGCTCGACCTACGACACCTGCTGGACCGCGGTCTCGTCCGGCCGTACGCACCCTCGACGGACCGGCGGCCGAGCACGGCACCGCGTATCGCACCCTCCGTGGTGGCGCCCGCCGCGCTCGACCCCGCATCGCTCCCGCGTCGCCTTCCCGGCCGGAACTCCGCGCCGGCTCACCGGCCCCACGACTGA
- a CDS encoding roadblock/LC7 domain-containing protein, with translation MSDPVTDLLIALRDNVMGVTETTLATSDGLVVASDTTKTHPESMAAVAAATLALGHRLADQGGTGHLREISARCSTGHVIVTAVGDRALLAVVADDGLDQAAFRREIPAVTERLRRHLDEDV, from the coding sequence ATGAGCGACCCCGTGACCGACCTCCTCATCGCCCTGCGGGACAACGTAATGGGAGTCACCGAAACCACGCTGGCCACCAGTGACGGGCTCGTCGTGGCGAGCGACACGACCAAGACCCATCCCGAGTCGATGGCCGCGGTGGCGGCGGCGACCCTCGCGCTCGGCCACCGGCTCGCCGACCAGGGCGGCACCGGGCACCTCCGTGAGATCAGCGCGCGGTGCAGCACGGGCCATGTCATCGTGACGGCCGTCGGGGACCGGGCTCTGCTCGCCGTGGTCGCGGACGACGGCCTGGACCAGGCGGCGTTCCGCCGTGAGATCCCGGCCGTCACGGAGCGCCTGCGCCGGCATCTCGACGAGGACGTGTAG